In Xiphophorus maculatus strain JP 163 A chromosome 18, X_maculatus-5.0-male, whole genome shotgun sequence, a single genomic region encodes these proteins:
- the LOC102218733 gene encoding 14-3-3 protein gamma-B: MVDREQLVQKARLAEQAERYDDMAAAMKSVTELNEALSNEERNLLSVAYKNVVGARRSSWRVISSIEQKTSADGNEKKIEMVRAYREKIEKELEAVCQDVLNLLDNFLIKNCSDTQHESKVFYLKMKGDYYRYLAEVATGEKRATVVESSEKAYNEAHEISKEHMQPTHPIRLGLALNYSVFYYEIQNAPEQACHLAKTAFDDAIAELDTLNEDSYKDSTLIMQLLRDNLTLWTSDQQDDEGGEGNN, encoded by the exons ATGGTCGACCGCGAGCAGCTGGTGCAGAAAGCCAGGCTGGCCGAGCAGGCAGAGAGATATGATGATATGGCAGCAGCCATGAAGTCG GTGACGGAGTTGAATGAGGCCCTGTCCAACGAGGAGAGGAACCTGCTGTCCGTGGCTTACAAGAACGTGGTGGGAGCCCGCCGCTCCTCCTGGAGGGTGATCTCCAGCATAGAGCAGAAAACCTCCGCTGATGGCAACGAGAAGAAGATCGAGATGGTGCGGGCCTACCGGGAGAAGATTGAGAAAGAGCTGGAGGCCGTGTGCCAGGATGTGCTCAACCTCCTGGACAACTTCCTGATCAAGAACTGCAGCGACACGCAGCATGAAAGCAAGGTGTTCTACCTGAAGATGAAGGGCGACTACTACCGGTACCTGGCCGAGGTGGCCACCGGCGAGAAGAGGGCCACGGTGGTGGAGTCCTCGGAGAAGGCCTACAACGAGGCGCACGAGATCAGCAAGGAGCACATGCAGCCCACCCACCCCATTCGCCTGGGTCTGGCTCTCAACTACTCTGTGTTTTACTACGAGATCCAGAACGCCCCGGAGCAGGCCTGCCATCTGGCCAAGACCGCCTTCGACGACGCCATCGCCGAGCTGGACACCCTCAACGAGGACTCCTACAAAGACTCCACTCTCATCATGCAGCTGCTCCGAGACAACTTGACACTGTGGACAAGTGACCAGCAGGACGACGAGGGCGGGGAGGGCAACAACTAA